A stretch of the Gossypium hirsutum isolate 1008001.06 chromosome D07, Gossypium_hirsutum_v2.1, whole genome shotgun sequence genome encodes the following:
- the LOC107953636 gene encoding structural maintenance of chromosomes protein 2-1 isoform X2 — translation MYIKEICLEGFKSYASRTLVPGFDPFFNSITGLNGCGKSNILDSICFVLGITNLQQVRVANLQELVYKQGQAGITEAPVSIIFDNSDRSRSPLGYEDHSEITVTRQIVVGGRNKYLINGKLAQPSQVQNLFHSVQLNVNNPYFVIMQGRITKVLNMKPPEILSMLEEASGTRMYETKKEFVLKTLDKKQSKVDEINKLLDEEILPALEKLRKERMQYVQWSNGNVELDRLKRFCVAYDYVEAKRIRDSAVGEVQRLKAKVTEIDNDTERVKVEIQDMETNISKLTAEKEANLGGKVKALSDEVDSLSKKLVQEVSVLNSKEDTLKGEKENAEKIIHYIEVLKQSIEEKAVAVQKSKEGLADLKKRVGDLSKSFKEHEKEYQAIVAGKSSGNEEKCLADQLGDAKVAVGAAETELKQLRTKISHCGKELEEKRHQLMSKRDEALEVENELNSRRKDVEKVKIELESLPHKEDQMETLQKDCAIELELIQKLKDTVQDLSAQLANVQFTYCDPVKKFDRSKVKGVVVKLIKVKDSSAMAALEVTAGGKLFNVVVDTENTGKQLLQNGDLRRRVTIIPLNKIQPSTVHPRVHQAAMKLVGKENAKLALSLVGYDEELESAMEYVFGATFVYKTTDAAKEACPSECFYMWFFKQCETIHYSLIWLELMSKFYLYLSPENNINCQFMYGFFSFQLNVLQVAFNREIRTPSVTLEGDIFQPSGLLTGGSRRGGGDLLRQLHDLAECESKLAGHQKRLSEIKMKIADLQPLQKRFMHLKAQLELKMHDLSLFQNRAEKNEYLKLAEMIKNIEQELVVANSAVKEKQTLYEKHVSAILQLEKSIRDHENNREGRLKTLKRKIKATKSQLLLASKDLKEHENEIEMLVMEREAVKQEQSSLESQLASLRTQIYNLNLEVEEELAKVDTLNKNHDQLQSELDSIRLKSKECDFQISSFIKEQQKLQLKLSDIKLERKRLDNEVKQTEREQKDCSMKVDKLIEKHAWVATERQFFGKGGTDYDFASCDPLKTREELDKLQAEQSSLGKRVNKKVVAMFEKAEDEYNNLMSKKNTVENDKSKIKKTLEELDEKKKETLKVTLVKVNKDFGSIFSTLLPGAMAKLEPPEGCSFLDGLEARVAFGGVWKQSLSELSGGQKSLLALSLILALLLFNPAPFYILDEFIVVSLKEGMFNNANVLFRTKFVDGVSTVQRTVASKAEQVISSATYNRRKKW, via the exons ATGTACATCAAGGAAATATGTTTGGAAGGGTTCAAATCCTATGCATCGAGGACCCTGGTCCCTGGTTTCGATCCTTTCTTTAATTCCATAACAGGTTTAAACGGCTGTGGGAAATCCAACATCCTCGACTCCATATGCTTTGTTTTAGGGATCACTAATTTGCAACAAGTTCGTGTTGCCAATCTCCAAGAGCTAGTTTACAAGCAAGGCCAAGCCGGAATTACCGAGGCCCCTGTCTCCATTATCTTTGATAATTCCGATAGATCCCGGAGTCCACTCGGTTACGAGGACCACTCTGAAATCACTGTAACTCGACAA ATTGTGGTTGGTGGAAGGAACAAATATTTGATCAACGGAAAACTTGCGCAGCCGAGTCAAGTGCAGAATCTTTTCCATTCGGTTCAACTTAATGTTAACAATCCGTATTTCGTCATAATGCAAGGTCGGATCACCAAGGTTTTGAATATGAAGCCTCCCGAGATTTTATCTATGCTCGAAGAGGCTTCCGGGACGAGGATGTATGAAACAAAGAAAGAGTTTGTGTTAAAAACACTTGATAAGAAACAAAGTAAGGTTGATGAGATTAATAAGCTTCTTGATGAGGAAATACTGCCTGCTTTGGAGAAGTTAAGGAAAGAACGAATGCAGTATGTGCAATGGTCTAATGGGAATGTTGAGCTGGATAGACTTAAAAGATTTTGCGTTGCTTATGATTACGTTGAAGCAAAGAGGATTAGAGATAGTGCGGTTGGTGAAGTCCAAAGATTGAAGGCAAAGGTCACCGAAATAGATAATGATACAGAAAGGGTAAAGGTGGAAATTCAAGATATGGAGACTAACATATCGAAGTTGACTGCTGAAAAGGAAGCTAATTTGGGTGGGAAAGTTAAAGCTTTATCAGATGAAGTAGATTCCTTATCTAAGAAACTTGTGCAGGAAGTTTCTGTGCTGAATAGCAAGGAGGATACTCTCAAGGGTGAGAAAGAAAATGCTGAAAAG ATTATTCACTATATTGAAGTTTTGAAGCAGTCTATAGAAGAGAAAGCCGTTGCTGTGCAAAAGTCTAAAGAAGGATTAGCTGATCTGAAAAAGAGAGTTGGGGACCTTTCTAAGAGTTTCAAAGAGCATGAAAAGGAATACCAG GCTATCGTAGCTGGCAAGAGCAGTGGCAATGAGGAGAAATGCCTTGCTGATCAACTAGGTGATGCTAAGGTTGCAGTTGGGGCTGCTGAAACAGAATTGAAACAGCTGAGAACGAAAATTAGCCATTGTGGAAAGGAGCTGGAAGAGAAAAGGCATCAATTAATGTCAAAGCGTGATGAAGCACTTGAGGTGGAGAATGAGCTTAATTCTAGGAGAAAAGATGTggaaaaagttaaaattgaattGGAATCTCTTCCACACAAAGAAGACCAGATGGAAACTTTACAAAAG GACTGTGCAATTGAGTTGGAGCTCATCCAGAAGTTGAAAGACACAGTACAAGATCTTTCAGCACAGCTAGCAAATGTTCAGTTCACTTATTGTGATCCTGTGAAAAAATTTGATAGGTCAAAGGTGAAAGGAGTGGTTGTAAAACTGATAAAAGTGAAGGATAGCTCAGCAATGGCAGCCTTAGAG GTTACTGCCGGTGGGAAGTTATTTAATGTGGTAGTTGACACCGAAAATACTGGAAAGCAGTTGCTTCAGAATGGTGATCTACGAAGAAGAGTAACAATTATACCATTAAACAAAATCCAACCTAGTACTGTTCATCCAAGGGTTCATCAGGCTGCTATGAAATTG GTTGGCAAGGAGAATGCAAAGCTGGCACTTTCTTTGGTTGGTTATGACGAGGAATTGGAG AGTGCTATGGAGTATGTATTTGGGGCTACTTTTGTTTATAAAACTACCGATGCTGCAAAGGAGGCATGTCCATCTGAATGCTTTTATATGTGGTTCTTTAAACAATGTGAAACGATTCACTATTCTCTTATTTGGCTAGAGCTCATGTCTAAGTTTTACCTTTATTTGTCACCTGAAAACAATATTAATTGTCAGTTCATGtatggtttcttttcttttcaactcAACGTATTGCAGGTTGCTTTTAATAGGGAAATTCGGACTCCTAGTGTCACCCTTGAAGGTGATATATTTCAACCTAGTGGTCTTTTGACTGGTGGAAGCCGCAG GGGTGGGGGTGATCTGCTTAGACAACTTCATGATTTAGCAGAGTGTGAATCAAAACTTGCAGGTCATCAGAAGAGGTTATCTGAAATTAAAATGAAG ATTGCAGACCTACAGCCTCTTCAGAAAAGGTTCATGCACCTTAAAGCTCAGTTAGAACTTAAAATGCATGATCTTTCCTTATTCCAGAACAGGGCAGAGAAAAATGAGTATCTTAAG CTTGCAGAAATGATAAAGAACATTGAGCAAGAACTTGTAGTAGCAAACTCAGCTGTTAAAGAAAAGCAAACTTTGTATGAAAAGCATGTTAGTGCAATTTTGCAACTTGAGAAATCAATTAGGGATCATGAGAATAATAGAGAGGGCAGACTTAAAACCTTGAAGAGAAAGATTAAGGCTACAAAATCTCAATTGTTGTTGGCTTCAAAGGATCTAAAG GAGCATGAAAATGAAATAGAGATGCTTGTTATGGAACGAGAAGCAGTTAAACAAGAACAATCATCTTTAGAGAGCCAATTGGCTTCCTTGAGAACACAGATTTACAATCTTAATTTGGAAGTAGAAGAAGAACTGGCCAAG GTTGATACTCTAAATAAAAACCATGACCAATTGCAATCTGAGTTAGACTCAATTCGTTTAAAGAGTAAGGAGTGTGATTTCCAAATTAGCAGCTTTATTAAGGAGCAGCAAAAACTTCAGCTTAAGCTTAGTGACATAAAGCTTGAGAGGAAAAGGTTGGACAATGAG GTAAAGCAAACGGAGAGGGAGCAGAAAGATTGCTCCATGAAAGTTGACAAATTGATTGAGAAGCACGCCTGGGTTGCTACTGAAAGACAATTTTTTGGCAAAGGTGGAACGGATTATGATTTTGCATCCTGTGATCCTCTTAAAACAAGGGAAGAACTTGACAAGCTTCAAGCCGAACAATCAAG CCTTGGAAAAAGAGTGAACAAAAAAGTAGTGGCAATGTTTGAGAAAGCAGAAGATGAATATAATAATCTGATGTCCAAGAAAAACACTGTAGAG AATGACAAGTCTAAAATTAAGAAGACGCTTGAAGAACTagatgagaagaagaaagaaacactTAAGGTCACTTTGGTCAAAGTTAACAA AGACTTTGGGTCCATCTTTTCTACCCTTTTGCCCGGAGCCATGGCAAAGCTCGAACCCCCAGAAGGTTGCAGCTTCTTAGATGGTCTTGAGGCCCGTGTTGCGTTTGGAGGTGTTTGGAAACAGTCCTTGTCTGAACTGAGTGGAGGTCAAAAGTCTCTACTTGCACTTTCTTTAATCTTGGCTCTGCTGCTGTTTAACCCCGCTCCATTTTATATACTTGACGAG TTTATCGTAGTTTCACTGAAAGAGGGCATGTTTAACAACGCTAATGTTCTTTTCCGGACAAAATTCGTGGATGGCGTTTCCACTGTCCAGAGGACTGTTGCTTCTAAAGCCGAGCAGGTAATTTCCAGTGCCACTTacaatagaagaaaaaaatggtGA